The following coding sequences lie in one Cannabis sativa cultivar Pink pepper isolate KNU-18-1 chromosome 5, ASM2916894v1, whole genome shotgun sequence genomic window:
- the LOC133037865 gene encoding uncharacterized protein LOC133037865 encodes MAEIKSDSKSIVVSDVVPVMSKITDHKLIGSNYLEWSKTIRLYLRSIDKDDHLTDDPPEETNDSRKIWLREDARLFLQIRNSIDNEVISLINHCELVKELMGYLEFLYSGKDNISRIYDVCKAFYRAEKQDKSLMNYFMAFKKTYEELNVLLPFSPDVKVQQRQREQMAIMSFLAGLSSEFDSAKSQVLSGSDVSSLQDVFTRVLRTETTSSTPLNSALVSRNNSAPERNSTPSGFKGGNSQGPDNRTPNSGSIMCNYCKKPGHTKFECRKLQFKNRQQHSANIASTSDASDKSVLISADEFAKFSRYQETLKSSSSSVTAIADSGSYDEEDYW; translated from the exons ATGGCAGAGATAAAATCAGATTCGAAGTCAATCGTTGTTTCTGATGTGGTTCCCGTGATGTCTAAAATCACGGACCATAAGTTGATTGgttcgaattatttggaatggagtaagacgattcgactgtatttgaggagtattgacaaagatgatcacttgactgacgatcctcctgaagaaacaaacgattcaaggaaaatatggctccgtgaggatgctcgcttgttccttcaaattcgaaattctatcgataatgaggtaattagtttgattaatcattgtgaattggttaaagaactaatgggttacttggagtttttgtattctggcaaagacaacatctctcgcatatatgatgtttgcaaagctttttatcgcgcggaaaaacaagataagtctcttatgaattattttatggctttcaagaaaacatatgaagaacttaatgtgctattaccctttagtcctgatgtaaaagttcaacagcgccaacgagaacagatggctattatgagttttcttgcaggactctcatctgaatttgactctgcaaagtcacaagttctctctggttctgatgtctcctctttacaagatgtgtttactcgtgttcttcgcaCAGAGACTACCTCTTCAACTCCTCTTAATAGCGCCTTGGTGAGTCGTAATAATTCTGCACCAGAAAGAAACTCTACTCCAAGTGGATTTAAAGGAGGTAATTCACAAGGACCTGATAACCGCACACCAAATTCTGGGAGCATCATGTGCAATTATTGTAAGAAACCAGGCCACACCAAGTTTGAGTGTAGGAAGTTACAATTTAAGAATCGACAACAACACTCTGCCAATATTGCAAGCACTAGTGATGCATCTGACAAATCGGTCCTTATTTCTGCTGATGAATTTGCCAAGTTCTCAAGGTATCAGGAAACActtaagtcttcatcttcttctgtcACTGCGATTGCTGATTCAG gatcttatgacgaagaagattattggtaa